A genomic segment from Pelobates fuscus isolate aPelFus1 chromosome 7, aPelFus1.pri, whole genome shotgun sequence encodes:
- the LOC134568715 gene encoding large ribosomal subunit protein eL21-like, protein MTNTRGKRRGTRYMFARPFRKHGVVPLSTYMRIYKKGDIVDIKGMGTIQKGMPHKCYHGKTGRIYNVTQHAVGIIVNKKLRGKILAKRINVRVEHIRHFKSRDSFLQRVKENEKKKKEAKEKGTWIELKRQPAHPREAHFVQNFGKDPELLEPIPYEFMA, encoded by the coding sequence ATGACGAACACAAGAGGAAAAAGGCGTGGAACCCGTTATATGTTCGCCAGACCCTTCCGTAAACATGGTGTTGTTCCACTTTCAACATATATGCGCATCTACAAGAAGGGTGATATTGTGGACATAAAGGGAATGGGCACAATTCAAAAAGGTATGCCCCACAAATGTTACCATGGCAAGACTGGCAGGATTTACAATGTCACTCAACATGCTGTTGGAATTATAGTGAACAAGAAACTCAGAGGTAAGATTCTTGCCAAAAGAATAAATGTGCGTGTTGAACATATTCGCCACTTTAAGAGCAGAGACAGCTTCCTGCAGCGTGTCAAGGAGAACGAAAAGAAGAAAAAGGAAGCAAAGGAGAAGGGAACTTGGATTGAGCTTAAACGTCAGCCTGCCCATCCCAGAGAGGCACACTTTGTCCAGAACTTCGGCAAAGATCCAGAGCTCCTTGAGCCAATTCCATACGAGTTCATGGCATAA